A single region of the Paraburkholderia megapolitana genome encodes:
- the purL gene encoding phosphoribosylformylglycinamidine synthase, giving the protein MAHFSCFPGASALSDFRQTRLLDTLTGIDAGITGVRGQYLHFVNAQTPLTAEDSAKIEALMHYGDPFEAANERGTTETFLVVPRFGTVSPWASKATEIARHCGFAQVRRIERGIEYTVTLKTGLLGGKKTLSDEARAAVAAALHDRMTESVAPSRDHALHLFDELPARPLQTVDILSAGRGALETANTELGLALADDEIDYLVDAFTKLGRNPTDVELMMFAQANSEHCRHKIFNAQWTIDGEAQDISLFNMIRNTEKLHPQGTIVAYSDNSAIMAGGMAERWFPRQPGQAGAQADELAEHYGRHVELTHTLMKVETHNHPTAISPFPGASTGAGGEIRDEGATGRGARPKAGLAGFTVSNLDLPDARETWENARDAVQPLAHRRPDEQSEAYGRPDRIASPLQIMIDGPLGGAAFNNEFGRPNLGGYFRAYEQNVAGLVRGYHKPIMIAGGIGNISDQHTHKHDLPDGTLLIQIGGPGMRIGMGGGAASSMATGTNTAELDFDSVQRGNPEIERRAQEVINACWQLGERNPILSIHDVGAGGLSNAFPELVDGADKGARFELRKIQLEESGLSPREIWSNEAQERYVIAIAPADLPAFEALCERERCPFAVIGVATEERQLKLIDTELHDDDAHQPVDMPMEVLLGKAPRMHRDVTRVSATLQPVDVTTVALPEVAMSVLRHPTVANKSFLITIGDRSVGGTTARDQMVGPWQVPVADCAITTMDYAGFRGEAMTMAERTPLAVINAPASGRMAVGEAITNIAAAPIASLDKLKLSANWMAACGSPGEDAALYDTVKAIGMELCPALGISIPVGKDSLSMRTKWDDRGVAKEVVAPVSLIISAFAPVEDVRGHLTPQLQRADAAGDSVLIAIDLGRGKLRMGGSILAQVTQQVGDTVPDVDDPEDLKRFFAAIQALNLDGKLLAYHDRSDGGLWATVCEMAFAGHVGVSLNVDMLTLDPDHESDYGDAKDWTKQTSGRREDRTIRALFSEELGAVIQVRAGDRDAVLAALREHGLSACSHVIGKLNDRDTIEIYRDAKKIYDAPRVELQRAWSEVSWRISRLRDNPACADAEYDGLLDASDPGMTPQLSFDPAADVAAPFIGKGARPRVAILREQGVNSHLETAYAFDRAGFDAYDVHMSDLLAGRATLADFTGAIACGGFSYGDVLGAGEGWAKTIRFNAQLADMFAAFFSRKDTFALGICNGCQMMSSLASMIPGAEAWPKFTRNKSEKFEARSSLVEVQASPSIFFAGMEGSRIPVAIAHGEGFADFSQQGDAKQVAVSMRFVDHRGQATEQYPFNPNGSPQGITSVTTADGRFAVLMPHMERVHRSVQMSWAPSEWKGLDGSPWMRVFQNARRWVS; this is encoded by the coding sequence ATGGCCCACTTCTCGTGTTTCCCCGGTGCTTCGGCCCTTTCCGATTTCCGTCAAACCCGCCTGCTCGACACGCTGACCGGCATTGACGCCGGTATCACCGGCGTGCGCGGCCAGTACCTGCATTTCGTCAATGCACAGACGCCGCTGACAGCCGAAGACAGCGCGAAGATCGAAGCGCTGATGCACTACGGCGATCCGTTCGAAGCCGCGAACGAACGCGGTACGACCGAAACCTTTCTCGTAGTCCCGCGCTTCGGCACGGTGTCGCCATGGGCGAGCAAGGCTACGGAAATCGCCCGTCACTGCGGTTTCGCACAGGTGCGGCGCATCGAGCGCGGCATCGAGTACACGGTGACGCTGAAAACGGGGCTGCTCGGCGGCAAGAAGACCTTGTCCGATGAAGCGCGCGCCGCGGTGGCGGCGGCGCTGCACGACCGGATGACCGAAAGCGTCGCGCCGTCGCGCGATCACGCGTTGCATCTGTTCGACGAACTGCCGGCGCGACCGCTGCAAACCGTCGATATCCTGAGCGCCGGACGTGGCGCACTCGAAACGGCGAACACCGAACTGGGCCTCGCGCTCGCCGACGACGAAATCGACTACCTGGTCGACGCATTCACGAAACTCGGCCGTAATCCGACCGACGTGGAACTGATGATGTTCGCGCAGGCGAACAGCGAGCATTGCCGCCACAAGATCTTCAACGCGCAATGGACGATCGACGGCGAGGCGCAGGACATCTCGCTGTTCAACATGATCCGCAATACCGAGAAGCTGCATCCGCAAGGCACGATCGTCGCGTATTCGGACAACTCCGCGATCATGGCGGGCGGCATGGCCGAGCGCTGGTTTCCGCGCCAGCCCGGGCAGGCGGGGGCGCAGGCGGATGAGCTGGCCGAGCATTACGGCCGCCACGTCGAACTGACGCACACGCTGATGAAGGTCGAAACCCACAACCACCCAACTGCGATCTCGCCGTTCCCCGGCGCGTCGACCGGCGCCGGCGGCGAAATCCGCGACGAGGGTGCGACGGGCCGCGGCGCACGCCCGAAGGCCGGGCTCGCCGGCTTCACGGTATCGAATCTCGATCTACCCGACGCGCGCGAAACATGGGAAAACGCCCGCGATGCCGTGCAGCCGCTCGCACATCGTCGTCCGGACGAACAGAGCGAAGCGTACGGCCGGCCGGACCGGATTGCCTCGCCGCTGCAGATCATGATCGACGGGCCGCTCGGCGGCGCTGCGTTCAACAACGAATTCGGCCGGCCGAATCTCGGCGGCTATTTCCGCGCGTACGAACAGAACGTGGCGGGCCTCGTGCGCGGTTATCACAAGCCGATCATGATCGCCGGCGGCATCGGCAACATCTCCGACCAGCACACGCACAAGCACGATCTGCCCGACGGCACGCTGCTCATCCAGATCGGCGGTCCCGGCATGCGGATCGGCATGGGCGGCGGCGCGGCGAGCTCGATGGCGACCGGCACGAATACCGCCGAACTCGACTTCGACTCCGTGCAGCGCGGCAACCCGGAAATCGAACGGCGCGCGCAGGAAGTGATCAATGCGTGCTGGCAGCTTGGCGAACGCAATCCGATCCTGAGCATTCACGACGTGGGCGCGGGCGGTCTGTCGAATGCGTTCCCGGAACTGGTCGACGGCGCGGACAAGGGCGCGCGGTTCGAGTTGCGCAAGATCCAGCTCGAAGAGAGCGGCCTGTCGCCGCGCGAAATCTGGTCGAACGAAGCGCAGGAGCGTTACGTCATCGCCATCGCGCCGGCCGATCTGCCCGCATTCGAAGCGCTGTGCGAACGCGAGCGCTGCCCGTTCGCGGTGATCGGCGTTGCGACCGAAGAACGCCAGCTGAAACTGATCGACACGGAGCTACACGACGACGACGCGCACCAGCCAGTCGACATGCCGATGGAAGTGCTGCTCGGCAAGGCGCCGCGCATGCACCGCGATGTGACGCGTGTTAGTGCAACGCTACAACCGGTCGACGTCACGACCGTCGCGCTGCCCGAGGTTGCGATGAGCGTGCTGCGTCATCCGACGGTGGCTAACAAGTCGTTTCTGATCACGATCGGCGACCGCTCGGTGGGCGGCACGACTGCGCGCGACCAGATGGTCGGCCCGTGGCAGGTGCCGGTTGCCGATTGCGCGATTACGACGATGGACTACGCCGGTTTCCGCGGCGAAGCGATGACGATGGCCGAGCGCACACCGCTCGCAGTCATCAATGCGCCCGCATCGGGCCGCATGGCGGTCGGCGAGGCGATCACGAATATCGCGGCGGCGCCGATCGCATCGCTGGACAAACTGAAGCTGTCGGCGAACTGGATGGCCGCCTGCGGCAGCCCCGGCGAAGACGCTGCGCTTTACGACACCGTGAAAGCGATCGGCATGGAACTGTGCCCGGCGCTCGGTATCAGCATTCCCGTGGGCAAGGATTCGCTGTCGATGCGCACGAAGTGGGACGACCGCGGTGTTGCGAAGGAAGTGGTCGCGCCGGTGTCGCTGATCATTTCGGCGTTCGCTCCGGTTGAAGACGTGCGCGGCCATCTGACGCCGCAACTGCAGCGTGCCGATGCAGCAGGCGACAGTGTGCTGATTGCAATCGACCTCGGTCGCGGCAAGCTGCGCATGGGCGGCAGCATTCTCGCGCAGGTGACGCAGCAGGTCGGCGATACGGTGCCCGACGTCGACGATCCCGAAGACCTGAAGCGCTTCTTCGCGGCGATCCAGGCGCTGAACCTCGATGGCAAACTGCTCGCGTATCACGATCGTTCGGACGGCGGCCTGTGGGCGACCGTCTGCGAAATGGCGTTTGCGGGACACGTGGGCGTGTCGTTGAACGTCGACATGCTGACGCTCGATCCGGATCATGAATCGGACTACGGCGACGCGAAAGACTGGACGAAGCAGACGAGCGGCCGCCGCGAGGATCGCACGATCCGCGCGCTGTTCAGCGAAGAGCTTGGTGCAGTGATCCAGGTGCGTGCCGGTGATCGCGACGCCGTGCTGGCCGCGTTACGCGAACATGGGCTGTCGGCGTGCTCACATGTGATCGGCAAGCTGAACGACCGCGACACGATCGAGATTTATCGCGACGCGAAGAAGATCTACGATGCGCCGCGCGTCGAGCTACAGCGTGCGTGGAGCGAAGTGAGCTGGCGCATCTCGCGTCTGCGCGACAACCCGGCGTGTGCCGATGCGGAATACGACGGACTGCTCGATGCCTCCGATCCGGGCATGACGCCGCAACTGAGTTTCGATCCGGCCGCGGATGTGGCGGCACCGTTCATTGGTAAGGGTGCACGTCCGCGCGTGGCGATCCTGCGCGAGCAGGGCGTGAATTCGCACCTCGAAACCGCGTATGCATTCGACCGCGCCGGTTTCGACGCGTACGACGTGCATATGAGCGACCTGCTGGCCGGGCGCGCAACGCTGGCCGATTTCACGGGAGCGATTGCGTGCGGCGGCTTCTCGTACGGCGACGTACTGGGTGCGGGTGAAGGCTGGGCGAAGACGATCCGTTTCAATGCGCAACTGGCTGATATGTTTGCTGCATTTTTCAGTCGCAAGGACACGTTTGCGCTGGGCATCTGCAACGGTTGCCAGATGATGAGCAGCCTTGCATCGATGATTCCGGGCGCCGAGGCGTGGCCGAAGTTCACGCGCAACAAGTCGGAGAAGTTCGAGGCGCGTTCATCGCTGGTCGAAGTGCAGGCATCGCCGTCGATTTTCTTCGCGGGGATGGAAGGCTCGCGGATTCCGGTGGCCATTGCGCACGGTGAGGGATTCGCCGACTTTTCG